A window from Erythrolamprus reginae isolate rEryReg1 chromosome 9, rEryReg1.hap1, whole genome shotgun sequence encodes these proteins:
- the MYLK3 gene encoding myosin light chain kinase 3, producing MLVSNSTLTWKINEKTKDKPEPEDKGSKAKHAPPKKGIQTESRNSLEENKTGTKLDEQHGTREKVNSSSVVLSEEDSRPCAMEKMAQLEPTEPLGWANGSKDCPRQKETGKRDLIQMDDPFCSSGSNLTETQNMDKEKSPQNQGTSKWKGGERSGLDVPAGEAVSSTSKFDGEVIRARSSVVAQMNDAPDKTLRSKEGSVGDSAGRQPTGEGRKHLQEPPKTKEPSKESRTEPMEELKGARSPNKRSEQIPKLSGPPSPALLPKPEDKGERQCKGLPCPVSTPKDFGEDLGASGKPPKETAKTGKDIKAETVEPRRFSLVRRESRSRQGAEKVSEITSFVAATTKAGETVLDDSPPPPAPFEHRLVSIKQTDLTALYTVSHDEVLGGGRFGQVHKCTEKSTGFCLAAKIIKVKLAKEREEVKNEINIMNQLSHVNLIQLYDAFETKNNLTLIMEYVDGGELFDRIIDENYNLTELDAILFTKQICEGIYYLHQQYVLHLDLKPENILCVSHSGNQIKIIDFGLARRYKPREKLKVNFGTPEFLAPEVVNYDFVSFPTDMWSVGIITYMLVSGLSPFLGETDAETMNYIINCNWDFDAEAFEQVSEEAKDFVSRLLIKEKSGRNSAGNCLKHDWLTNLSAKAKRSKVRLKSQMLLQRYMAQKKWKKHFHAVTAANRLRRFPNPSESPAAED from the exons ACTAAAGATAAGCCAGAACCTGAAGACAAGGGTTCAAAAGCAAAGCATGCACCACCCAAGAAAGGAATACAGACAGAAAGCAGGAATTCTTTGGAAG AAAACAAAACGGGGACCAAGTTGGATGAGCAACACGGAACACGTGAAAAGGTAAACTCGTCCAGCGTGGTCCTTTCGGAGGAGGACTCCCGACCATGCGCTATGGAGAAGATGGCTCAGCTTGAACCGACGGAGCCTTTGGGATGGGCCAATGGCTCCAAGGATTGTCCCAGACAAAAAGAAACAGGGAAGAGAGATCTCATCCAGATGGATGATCCTTTCTGCTCGAGTGGTAGCAATCTGACAGAAACCCAAAATATGGATAAAGAAAAATCTCCCCAGAATCAGGGGACTTCGAAatggaaggggggagaaagaagtgGACTTGACGTTCCTGCTGGAGAAGCTGTGTCTTCTACTTCGAAGTTTGATGGCGAAGTTATAAGGGCAAG GTCTTCCGTCGTTGCACAGATGAACGATGCTCCAGATAAAACTTtgagaagcaaagaaggaagcgTTGGTGATTCTGCAGGTAGACAGCCAACAGGTGAAGGAAGGAAGCATTTGCAGGAACCTCCTAAAACTAAGGAGCCCTCGAAGGAGAGCAGGACTGAGCCCATGGAAGAATTGAAAGGAGCTCGGTCTCCCAATAAGAGAAGCGAACAAATTCCTAAACTGTCAGGTCCTCCTTCGCCAGCGCTGCTTCCAAAGCCTGAAGACAAGGGAGAACGTCAATGCAAGGGTCTCCCATGTCCAGTTTCCACCCCAAAAGACTTTGGTGAAGATCTGGGAGCATCGGGAAAACCCCCCAAGGAGACGGCAAAGACCGGCAAAGACATCAAGGCAGAAACCGTGGAACCGCGGAGATTTTCTTTAGTGAGACGAGAAAGCAGATCCAGACAGGGAGCGGAGAAAGTTTCAGAGATAACTTCGTTCGTAGCAGCCACCACCAAGGCAGGAGAGACGGTCCTCG atgacagtcctcctcctccagctcctTTCGAACATCGCCTTGTCAGCATCAAACAAACCGATTTAACTGCTTTGTACACTGTCAGCCACGATGAAGTACTGGGAGG CGGGCGTTTCGGTCAAGTCCACAAATGTACGGAAAAGTCCACGGGGTTCTGTTTGGCTGCCAAAATCATCAAGGTGAAATTAGCAAAAGAAAGG GAAGAGGTGAAGAACGAGATAAATATAATGAACCAGTTAAGTCACGTGAACCTAATTCAACTCTATGACGCATTTGAGACCAAGAACAACCTCACCTTAATCATGGAATA CGTCGATGGTGGTGAGTTATTTGACCGGATCATAGATGAAAACTACAATCTTACCGAGTTGGATGCTATCTTGTTTACCAAACAAATATGTGAAGGTATCTACTACCTGCATCAACAGTACGTCCTTCATCTTGATCTGAAG CCCGAGAACATCCTTTGCGTGAGCCACAGTGGAAACCAGATTAAAATAATTGATTTTGGACTCGCGAGGAG GTACAAGCCTCGTGAGAAGCTGAAAGTCAATTTTGGCACGCCGGAATTTTTGGCTCCTGAAGTTGTCAACTATGATTTTGTGTCATTCCCGACGGACATGTGGAGCGTAGGCATCATAACATACATGCT ggTCAGCGGCTTGTCGCCTTTCCTTGGCGAGACGGACGCAGAGACCATGAACTACATCATCAACTGCAACTGGGATTTTGACGCGGAAGCGTTTGAACAAGTGTCCGAAGAGGCCAAAGACTTTGTTTCCAGACTTCTAATAAAGGAAAAAAG TGGCAGGAACAGTGCTGGCAACTGCTTGAAACACGACTGGCTGACCAACCTGTCCGCCAAAGCGAAGAGATCTAAAGTCCGCTTGAAGTCTCAGATGCTCCTACAGAGATACATGGCCCAGAAGAAGTGGAAG AAGCACTTCCACGCGGTCACAGCCGCCAACAGATTGAGAAGATTCCCTAACCCATCTGAGTCTCCAGCTGCTGAAGATTAA